A region of Nostoc flagelliforme CCNUN1 DNA encodes the following proteins:
- a CDS encoding TOMM precursor leader peptide-binding protein, producing MKAVNKNILNKILNKPRLHKPKFSPRFNVQTLELEGVFLVSEKDSFLLDDHFTFNTSNFLTSFLLKNLENPQQNLYQKLTNLIDGNHTVDEIVDKIVPQILAKEVNNWDIIYAHAKVYHALMQMEENGYIVESDNQLPSNLAIFCEYLNIEPKKAQTRLQTTQVAVKSFGSNLPTAEFKTILESLNIKVSDQGDIEVVLTDDYLQDGLESYNQEALHLSRHWMLVKPVGTVVWIGPIFHPGKTGCWKCLAQRLRNNRPVEEFIQKYQGISTPIIPPLYSLHTWQTTLGMVATEVLKWILLGENKRLENFLVTYDTFSLEIQNHVLVKRPQCPSCGKISSGFARNPQPIILKNQKKTFITDGGHRCCSPQETLNKYQHHISPITGVIRELKKIDQGANSLTHTYIAKHHFATMFDNLNSLRLNLSGRSAGKGKTDQQAQASGFCEAIERYSSVFQGDEIWEIGNYKQMGDKAIHPNACMNFSQEQYQNRVSWNASRSDWFQKVPEPFDEEREIKWTPVWSLTHKEFKYLPTAYCYHGYPELIKPDCWADTNGCAAGNTIEEAILQGFMELVERDCVALWWYNRIQRPSVDLDSFDEPYFQALKNYYQTIPRELWVLDITSDLNIPAFVAISRRTDREIEDIVLGFGAHFDAKLAIGRALTEVHQILPNVLFDDANATTQYPAFSDQLAIDWWKTAKLQNESYLASDESVSSKVRADYPQIWNEDLLEDIKTCQRIVEKHGMEMLVLDQTRPDIGLKVVKVIVPGLRHWWKRLGSGRLYEVPVKLGLLEEPLKENQLNPFPMWM from the coding sequence ATGAAGGCAGTAAATAAAAATATACTAAACAAAATACTAAATAAGCCAAGGTTACATAAGCCTAAGTTTAGTCCTCGTTTTAATGTTCAAACTCTAGAATTAGAAGGTGTATTTCTTGTATCGGAAAAAGATTCTTTTTTGCTTGATGATCATTTCACATTCAACACCTCCAATTTTCTCACATCATTTTTATTAAAAAACCTTGAAAATCCTCAACAAAATCTGTATCAAAAGCTAACTAATTTAATTGATGGTAATCACACCGTTGACGAAATTGTTGATAAAATCGTACCACAAATTTTAGCGAAAGAAGTAAATAATTGGGATATCATTTATGCTCATGCTAAGGTTTACCATGCTTTAATGCAGATGGAAGAAAATGGCTATATTGTTGAAAGCGATAATCAATTGCCCTCTAACTTAGCAATTTTTTGCGAATATCTGAACATCGAGCCAAAAAAAGCACAAACCCGCTTACAAACCACTCAAGTAGCAGTGAAATCTTTTGGTTCTAATCTTCCTACTGCCGAATTTAAAACTATTTTAGAATCATTGAACATCAAAGTGTCAGATCAAGGAGATATAGAAGTAGTTTTAACGGATGACTATCTCCAAGACGGTTTAGAATCCTACAATCAGGAAGCCTTGCATCTGTCACGCCATTGGATGCTTGTTAAACCTGTAGGAACAGTTGTGTGGATAGGCCCCATATTTCATCCCGGAAAAACAGGGTGTTGGAAATGCCTAGCTCAACGTTTACGAAACAATAGACCTGTTGAAGAATTTATCCAAAAATATCAAGGTATTTCAACACCGATAATTCCTCCGCTTTATTCGCTTCATACCTGGCAAACTACCTTAGGGATGGTAGCAACAGAAGTTCTTAAATGGATTTTATTAGGAGAAAATAAACGATTAGAAAATTTTTTAGTTACTTATGATACCTTTTCTCTAGAAATACAAAACCATGTGCTAGTTAAGCGTCCCCAGTGTCCTAGCTGTGGAAAAATATCATCTGGTTTTGCTAGAAATCCTCAACCAATTATTTTAAAAAATCAAAAGAAAACTTTTATAACTGATGGTGGACATCGTTGTTGTTCGCCTCAGGAAACACTCAATAAATATCAACATCATATTAGTCCTATTACAGGAGTTATCAGAGAACTTAAAAAAATAGATCAAGGAGCGAATAGTTTAACCCATACTTATATAGCTAAACATCACTTCGCGACCATGTTTGACAATCTGAACTCCTTACGCTTAAATCTTTCTGGTAGAAGTGCAGGAAAAGGAAAAACTGACCAACAAGCTCAAGCAAGTGGTTTCTGCGAAGCTATTGAGCGATATTCCAGTGTTTTTCAAGGGGATGAAATATGGGAAATAGGTAACTACAAACAAATGGGAGATAAAGCTATTCATCCTAATGCTTGTATGAATTTTAGTCAAGAACAATACCAAAACCGCGTTTCATGGAATGCTAGCCGTTCTGATTGGTTTCAAAAAGTTCCAGAACCTTTTGATGAGGAAAGAGAAATTAAGTGGACACCTGTTTGGTCTTTAACCCATAAAGAATTTAAGTATTTACCAACTGCTTACTGCTATCATGGCTATCCTGAACTCATCAAGCCTGATTGTTGGGCTGATACCAATGGCTGTGCTGCTGGTAACACAATAGAAGAAGCAATTTTGCAAGGTTTTATGGAGTTAGTGGAGCGGGATTGTGTAGCCTTATGGTGGTATAACCGCATCCAAAGACCGAGTGTCGATTTGGATAGTTTTGATGAACCGTATTTTCAAGCATTAAAGAATTATTACCAAACAATTCCTCGCGAACTCTGGGTTTTGGATATAACCAGCGATCTGAATATTCCTGCTTTCGTTGCTATTTCTAGAAGAACAGATAGAGAGATCGAGGACATCGTTTTGGGCTTTGGTGCCCATTTTGACGCGAAGCTTGCCATTGGGAGAGCATTAACTGAGGTACATCAGATTCTTCCTAACGTTTTATTCGATGATGCTAATGCCACTACTCAGTATCCTGCGTTTTCAGATCAGCTAGCCATAGACTGGTGGAAAACTGCTAAGTTGCAAAACGAGTCTTATTTAGCTTCTGATGAAAGCGTCTCGTCAAAAGTGCGTGCTGATTATCCGCAAATTTGGAACGAAGACTTATTAGAAGATATCAAGACCTGCCAGCGAATTGTCGAGAAACATGGTATGGAAATGCTAGTTTTGGATCAAACTCGTCCTGATATCGGACTCAAGGTGGTCAAGGTGATCGTTCCAGGATTGCGCCACTGGTGGAAACGTTTAGGTTCAGGACGACTTTATGAGGTTCCAGTGAAATTGGGTTTGTTGGAAGAGCCGCTCAAGGAAAATCAACTCAACCCTTTTCCAATGTGGATGTAA
- a CDS encoding nuclear transport factor 2-like protein, which yields MSANNKQLIKNWIEKKLQGQGNPLEDLDQQVVFFIPGASTNPIFGKFVGIEEVKRFLQLLQAKLLQEKVTQSFLIKDYIAEEKQVVVLLEETFIPEKEPSNVSFNHTAWVFKLNDEQKIVYLYCYDNTLVTSKVLE from the coding sequence ATGTCAGCAAACAACAAACAGTTGATTAAAAATTGGATCGAAAAAAAGTTGCAAGGTCAAGGAAACCCTTTAGAAGACTTAGATCAGCAAGTTGTATTTTTTATTCCTGGTGCAAGTACTAATCCTATTTTTGGTAAGTTTGTAGGTATTGAGGAAGTTAAGAGATTTTTGCAGTTGTTACAAGCAAAACTATTGCAAGAAAAAGTAACTCAAAGTTTTTTGATAAAAGATTACATTGCTGAGGAAAAACAAGTAGTAGTATTGTTAGAAGAAACTTTTATCCCAGAAAAAGAGCCATCCAATGTTTCTTTTAATCATACTGCCTGGGTTTTTAAATTGAATGATGAGCAAAAAATTGTTTATCTCTATTGCTATGACAATACTTTAGTTACATCCAAAGTTTTGGAATAA